The Vanrija pseudolonga chromosome 1, complete sequence genomic sequence AGAACCGCGCCCcagagctcgtcgacatgaTCGACACGGCCCGCGACAAGGGCGTCGACATCACCCTCGACACGTACCCCTACCTGCCTGGATGCACGACGCTGAGCTCCAAGCTCCCGAGCTGGGCGCTGAGCGGCGGGCCCGAGGAgacgctcgagcgcctccgCGACCCGGCCATATGCGAGGAGatccgcgtcgccgtcgaggacgtcggaTGTGATGGCGGCCACGGTATCCCCACCGACTGGCAGTGTGTCGAGATTGGATCGACGGCACACCCCGACCTTGAGGGGTTCGCcggccgccgtgtcgacgaggtcgcgcgctcgctcggtcgCGAGCCGTTTGCCGTCTTTATCGACATTCTCGTCAAGGACAAGCTGGCGACCGGGTGCATCTTACACACTGGCAACGAGGAGAATGTGCAGTATATCATGAAGCACGAGGTGCACACTGGCGGATCCGACGCCATCCTCCACGGGCAGACCCTTCACCCCAGGGTGAGTTGCCCCTATGCACCGAACCGAGAGCCGTCCACTAACTCGTTTGCAGTCGTACGGCACGTTCCCGCGGTATCTGGGTCACtacgcgcgcgacctcggcctcatgTCCATCCCGCACATGGTCGCGCACCTGACGACGCGCCCGGCGAAGCGTCTCGGCGTGTACCCCACGCGCGGGGTGGTGCGCGAGggctccgccgccgacctggtgCTCTTCGACCCCACAACCGTCAAGGACATGTCGTCACATACTGAGCCGCGCGCTACGGCCAAGGGCATCCGCTTCGTGCTCGTCAACGGCCAGGTCGCCATCGACGAGGGTAAAATGACAGGTGCCAGGGCTGGCGTGACCATTCGCCGCcgcaaggacggcaaggtcacCGACCGCGGCGAAT encodes the following:
- the dan_0 gene encoding D-aminoacylase, translated to MTIDPPTSTLFRAASVVSGEEDAVPYTADVLVTNGVIAKIAPSGGISAPPGARVVDAAGYYLSPGFIDMHAHSDLYLLTHADHEAKITQGCTTEVVGQDGIAYAPVHTDEQMTAIREQITAWNGNPSDDECATTLKDVGMFQWRSIKEYLDALDRNRTATNVAMLVPQGNLRLLTVGPRDDVASAQHIQDQVALLHQGMRDGAVGMSSGLTYTPGMYASNSELAVLCSALAQYPGSFYAPHHRSYGANAIESYGEMIDLGETTGCAVHLTHATLNFPENKNRAPELVDMIDTARDKGVDITLDTYPYLPGCTTLSSKLPSWALSGGPEETLERLRDPAICEEIRVAVEDVGCDGGHGIPTDWQCVEIGSTAHPDLEGFAGRRVDEVARSLGREPFAVFIDILVKDKLATGCILHTGNEENVQYIMKHEVHTGGSDAILHGQTLHPRSYGTFPRYLGHYARDLGLMSIPHMVAHLTTRPAKRLGVYPTRGVVREGSAADLVLFDPTTVKDMSSHTEPRATAKGIRFVLVNGQVAIDEGKMTGARAGVTIRRRKDGKVTDRGE